In Providencia zhijiangensis, a single window of DNA contains:
- a CDS encoding tyrosine-protein phosphatase, whose product MSTKPYLHPSVLPLTGGINFRDLGGKKLSNGGKIKPGVLFRSGALDRLTQDDEKVLQSQNLFQIIDYRDEAEILDKPDVVWRGAHYVHAPANPLAKEVSANLDKLTPEVLEQFDPQAFMFRLYELLPLNNAAYHQLVNMLKQPEKGGLVQHCAVGKDRTGVGSALVLFALGADVNTVMDDYLLTNETLAPFRNHLLEEFSKTMSENVVKKFEYVFSVREEFLQTALKSIENNYGGVDSWLEKDFGLDNAQRSVLQSYFLE is encoded by the coding sequence ATGTCAACCAAACCTTACCTTCACCCCTCTGTACTGCCTTTAACAGGTGGAATTAACTTTCGTGATTTAGGGGGAAAAAAGCTTTCCAATGGCGGAAAAATAAAGCCCGGTGTTTTATTTCGTTCTGGGGCGCTCGACCGATTAACCCAAGATGATGAAAAAGTCTTACAGTCACAAAACCTTTTCCAAATCATCGATTATCGCGATGAAGCTGAAATTTTGGATAAACCAGATGTGGTGTGGCGTGGCGCTCATTATGTACATGCCCCTGCGAACCCGCTGGCAAAAGAAGTGAGTGCGAATCTTGATAAACTCACCCCAGAAGTACTAGAACAGTTTGATCCTCAAGCTTTTATGTTTCGCCTCTATGAGTTGCTTCCGTTGAATAATGCCGCTTATCACCAATTAGTGAACATGTTGAAGCAGCCAGAAAAAGGTGGGCTTGTGCAACACTGTGCTGTGGGTAAAGACCGCACAGGAGTTGGCTCGGCTCTCGTGCTGTTTGCGCTGGGCGCAGATGTGAATACAGTAATGGATGATTACCTTTTAACGAACGAGACGTTAGCGCCATTTCGTAATCATTTACTCGAAGAGTTCTCCAAGACCATGAGTGAAAACGTGGTGAAAAAATTCGAATATGTATTTTCTGTTCGTGAAGAATTTTTACAAACTGCATTGAAAAGTATAGAAAATAATTATGGCGGTGTGGATAGCTGGCTAGAAAAAGACTTTGGATTAGATAACGCTCAGCGCAGCGTATTACAAAGTTACTTCCTCGAATAA
- a CDS encoding DedA family protein — MSINEIVTVITEFTRAHEVWAIPIVFILAFGESLAFLSLLLPATVILLGLGALIGESEIAFFPIWLAAALGAFFGDWVSYWFGFHYKDKVREMWPISRNPEMVDKGHRFFEKWGVWGIFFGRFFGPLRAVVPLVAGICEMKQRHFQVANLASAMIWAFGILAPGALGLRWFASWMG, encoded by the coding sequence TTGAGCATTAATGAAATTGTCACGGTCATTACAGAATTCACTCGCGCTCACGAAGTGTGGGCTATCCCTATTGTGTTCATTCTTGCGTTTGGCGAGTCCCTCGCTTTCTTATCGTTATTGCTCCCTGCGACCGTTATCTTGCTTGGGCTAGGGGCATTAATTGGTGAAAGTGAGATTGCCTTTTTCCCGATTTGGTTAGCCGCTGCATTGGGCGCATTTTTCGGGGATTGGGTCTCTTATTGGTTTGGTTTTCACTATAAAGATAAAGTTCGTGAAATGTGGCCGATTTCCCGCAACCCTGAAATGGTAGACAAAGGGCATCGCTTCTTTGAGAAGTGGGGTGTTTGGGGTATTTTCTTTGGTCGGTTTTTCGGGCCACTGAGGGCGGTAGTGCCGCTTGTTGCGGGGATCTGTGAAATGAAGCAGCGACATTTCCAAGTCGCTAACCTAGCCTCAGCGATGATTTGGGCGTTTGGCATTTTAGCCCCTGGTGCGCTTGGTTTACGTTGGTTTGCGAGTTGGATGGGATAA